The DNA region AGGGCGAGGCTAAAGCCACTATAGTCATGGATTTTTGCACTGATGTGGTGCAGGTGAGTTGTATTACACCGAAATGTTATACAAAATCAGAAGTAATCTGAATTATTCTATTTCAGAATCCCAAACGTGGTCGTTTTTGCTTCGAACTCCGCATGACAACGGGCCATAAATCCTTCACCCTGGCTGCCGAGAACGAGCAGGACTTTAAGGACTGGCTGAGCAAAATCTCCTCGGTTTTGGCCCAGAATCGTGCCCAAGAGGAGAAGCGAAATGCTTCGCTGGAGCGTCAGCCCTCCATCAGTTCGAATCCAAGCCCTCAACTGCAACCGCCAGCAATGGAACCCCAAATCTTTGGTACCCTCAAGGGTTTAGATCAATCGCTGCACCCTCAACTGATGAAGTACGGAAGGGAAACGGATCACTCGATTGCGTTGGCCAGGAGGGAACAGCGGCGTCGGTTATTCGCCTGCTATCAGTCGCCAGCCAAGAGCAGTGGCAGTGATAATGTGGAGCAGTATCGAGAGCACTTTGGCACACGGCTGCTGCTCACCTGCCACAACCTGCGCTTCCGGCTGCAGTGCATCCCACAGGACGAGAGCTCGGCGTCTGGTGTCGAGCAGCAAGTGGAGCCCTATATCACCAGCCTGGCCCTGTACGATGCCAAGGCGAATCGAAAGTTGAGCGAGAACTTTTACTTTAACGTTAATGAGCAGTGGGCAGCCCAGCTATTACCGAATACCCCAGTTCCTTCATCTGTGGCCGGTTGTGGAGTTCCTAGAAAGTCAGCGGATAGCGATGAGAGGAACTCCTCCTCCCAGGCACCTCACTCCCTGTTCGATGGAGTCTCCGCCGAGTTGCTACGAGCGAATCGCCAGCAATTTCAGCAACTCAGGCAGTGTCTGCTTTCCGTTACAGCTCCACATGCCGATATCTATTTGGTTGGTGTATCATTTACGTTATCTAAATCACATATTGATAATAACTTTCATCTAACAGGTGGTGAGAGTGGAAAAACTCCTGCAATCTGGAATAGCTCAGGCTGCTGAGCCCTATCTAAAAGCAGGCAAGGATCCCAAGTTGGGTCAGAAAGTCTACAAGGCGGCAAAGAACTGCGCTCATCACATTGGGCATTATAGACAACCATTTGCCTGGGCAGCAAGACCTCTGTTCAAGCAGTACAGCCACGAATTGGATGTAGATCCCAAAAAGGAGTTTGAATTCAGTCCCATTTACCGACAGGAATTACCTAAGCTGAAGGATGATGAACTCCTAAAGCTATTGGTCGATTTTCGCAAGCCCGAGAAACTGAGCAAACTAACCATCATTCCTGGTAGCCTGAAGATGCAGATGCAGTTCCTGGACCAAACCACACCCTGTGGCTTGAGTAAATCCCTGGCTCCTTTGTCTACCTATAATCCATCTTCCAAGCAATCGCCCACTATTGAATTGGCCGAGTTCCAGAGCCAAAGTGAACGGGATGCGCATCCCTATACGAGTTTCTGCAACCACCTCTATGTGTATCCATTGAGTTTGCAATTTGACagccaaaaattattttcacgAGCGAGGAACATCACGGTGGTGGTGGAGCTGCGCGATGGAGATGGGGAGTACAGCAAACCTTTGAAGGTTAGAagacaatttattttatattatttatatttaaaattcctTATGCATTTCCCTTATTGCAGTGCATCTATGGTCGCCCTGGCCAGGATCTGTTGGTATCCCAGATAGCCTGTCCAGTGCTTCATCACAATGTGACTCCTACGTGGTACGAGGAGATCAAACTACGACTTCCTTTGGGTCTGTTTCCGGAACATCACCTGCTTTTTTCCTTTTACCATGTGTCCTGCAACCTAAGCAAGAAAAGGGAAGCAAATGCGGCTTTTGAGACACCCATTGGTTATGCCTGGCTGCCATTGCTCCAGAAGAACCGAATTTGTCTGGAGGAACAGCAGCTGCCTGTGGCTGCCACCTTGCCAGTGGGCTATCTTTCGATTCAACCCTTGGGATGGGGCAAGGGGGTAAGTTATAGACGTTGTGTGCTTCGCAAAGCCGTTCATCAACTCATGAATTGTTTGTTTTGTCTCTTACCCAACATACCTTACCCAACATACATCCATTCATTCCCCGACTTGCCAACTAACCTGTGCTCTCTCTCTGTGTTTTTTTCTCCGCACTGATCTGCATGCTTactgcaccaccaccaccaccacccaaaACCCTCCCTTGGCTGCCTACAAACCCTTCCAATTTCTCAGCAGAACTGCGGTCCGGATATCCAGTGGATCGATAATCAGAGGAATCTCTATACGGTGGGCTTGCGTCTGGACTCCACGGTTCTTACGGCCGATCAGCACTTGCATAACTTTTTTGGACACTGTGAGAGATTGCTGGAGGGCGGGAAAACTGGAGCCGTGCcggcggaaacggaaacgtGCAAGATTTTGAAAGCAGCCCATGCCATCGATATGAAATCGTTGATAAACTATTTACCTACGCTTCTGAATGAGCTCTTCACCTTGCTGGTTCACACTCAATCCGAGGAAATAGGCTTGAATGTCATCCGATTGATAACGAACATTATCCATTTGATAAGCGATCAGGCCAAGAGACCCGATCTATTGGCAGCCTATGTGAAATACGTATTCCATGCACCCTACTACAGCCAACAAACAGCCAGACAGAGGACTGTCCATGGAGAACTGTGCAGGCACTTGCCCTACCTCCTGAATCCCAGCAATCCCGATTTCCTGATCGTTAACAAATTCATGAGATACTCCTCGATATTCTTCGATCTGATTGTGAAGAGCATGGCTCAACATTTGTTGGCCACCGGCAGGATTCGAATGCTGCGCAACGAGCGGTTTCCCAAGGAGTACGCCGATCGGGTGGAGCAGTTGATCAAGGTATTAATGCCGTACATAACCACTCGATATGAGGACTTGGGCGAGGAGACGCATCTGCTGAATCGCTCCCTAGCTAAATTTGTGCGCCAGTGCCTGAGTTACATGGACAGAGGATTTGTCTTTCGCTTGATTCGTTGTTATATGGCTGATTTTTCGCCTGGTAATACGCGGATACTTCACGAATACAAGTTTAACTTTCTGCAGGAGATCTGTCAGCATGAGCACTATGTACCCCTTAATCTGCCTTTTGTTTTAAATCCGAAGAACAGACCGCCTGAGATGATGCAGCACTTCACTTTGTCCGAGCAGTTCTGCAGGCAGCATTTCCTATCGGGTTTGCTTCTTCAGGAACTGAAGAGTAGTCTCAATGAAATTGGCCATGTGAGGCGTCATGCTCTGGGAATCTTCAAGGATCTGCTGGCCAAACACGAGTTGGACAACCGATATCAGCAGAGGGGTCAGCTCTCGAGGATTGCCCTACTCTATGTTCCATGGCTGGGCGTTGTAATGGACAACATCCATCGGATTGATGACCTTTCTGAGTCTGGAGCTTGTACGCCCAATGGACATGTTTATGCGGACTCCGCCTCCTATACCAAGCGCTTGAGTTGTTCCAGTAGCTATGTGTTTAGCAAGGACTCCTCCACTTTTGGCTCTCTGACGTCCACTCCGCGTTCGAAGAACCGACTGACCCTGCACTGCGATCAGCCGAGTCCTTACCGCACCTCGGTTCACATCAAGGAGCACAACTACCTGGCTGCCATTGCTGGGCAGCCGATTAGCAATGGCATCTCGAATCTCTCACTAAATTCGAATACGGATTCGGGGGTGAGTCCTTGGTTTAGTCCATTAAATCCAAGTGAGCCCCCTACTAACATGCGTTCTCATTTTCAGCACTCTCAGGACACGACCACAATTGGAGCCTACACCAATGGAGATGCAGATGTGGCCCTGCGAAATGGACACAATCGCTCGGTGAGCGTAACCCACGCACAGATCCTTTCCCGCTGCGATAAATTCAGCTCGGCGGAGAGCAAGGACCTGCTCCTGGGCTTCTTGTTCATCATCAAGCA from Drosophila subpulchrella strain 33 F10 #4 breed RU33 chromosome 2L, RU_Dsub_v1.1 Primary Assembly, whole genome shotgun sequence includes:
- the LOC119548719 gene encoding dedicator of cytokinesis protein 9 isoform X5, translated to MERKFTRGLNKLGSAVQMRENVSQLVRESAVLNKPLVVEPIDFEAFIAKNKTVIQNDPQRELLIYPADDVSEIIMPRKLRTNAKSVADRFDPPNEAIVCPLHGPSIISNGNGHSQVSRQGSIQSNGSHHNGNGHTSSSSSSSLTNSNGHGQLSRKSSQCSNGSSSHKDSSYESALSSITLRSNLAQPEEVDEFADDGHGEDLVDGQPHGSRAECTRFTRQALYTYRAKNHLIHYKYNAYGGNCHDLPSVSPAEELLEEVYEIDADQDRIDEQMTRSQADTITKQGYLLKGPDSASDRMFANIGNKSFKRRYCYLRQEIDGTYILELHKDEKQGEAKATIVMDFCTDVVQNPKRGRFCFELRMTTGHKSFTLAAENEQDFKDWLSKISSVLAQNRAQEEKRNASLERQPSISSNPSPQLQPPAMEPQIFGTLKGLDQSLHPQLMKYGRETDHSIALARREQRRRLFACYQSPAKSSGSDNVEQYREHFGTRLLLTCHNLRFRLQCIPQDESSASGVEQQVEPYITSLALYDAKANRKLSENFYFNVNEQWAAQLLPNTPVPSSVAGCGVPRKSADSDERNSSSQAPHSLFDGVSAELLRANRQQFQQLRQCLLSVTAPHADIYLVVRVEKLLQSGIAQAAEPYLKAGKDPKLGQKVYKAAKNCAHHIGHYRQPFAWAARPLFKQYSHELDVDPKKEFEFSPIYRQELPKLKDDELLKLLVDFRKPEKLSKLTIIPGSLKMQMQFLDQTTPCGLSKSLAPLSTYNPSSKQSPTIELAEFQSQSERDAHPYTSFCNHLYVYPLSLQFDSQKLFSRARNITVVVELRDGDGEYSKPLKCIYGRPGQDLLVSQIACPVLHHNVTPTWYEEIKLRLPLGLFPEHHLLFSFYHVSCNLSKKREANAAFETPIGYAWLPLLQKNRICLEEQQLPVAATLPVGYLSIQPLGWGKGNCGPDIQWIDNQRNLYTVGLRLDSTVLTADQHLHNFFGHCERLLEGGKTGAVPAETETCKILKAAHAIDMKSLINYLPTLLNELFTLLVHTQSEEIGLNVIRLITNIIHLISDQAKRPDLLAAYVKYVFHAPYYSQQTARQRTVHGELCRHLPYLLNPSNPDFLIVNKFMRYSSIFFDLIVKSMAQHLLATGRIRMLRNERFPKEYADRVEQLIKVLMPYITTRYEDLGEETHLLNRSLAKFVRQCLSYMDRGFVFRLIRCYMADFSPGNTRILHEYKFNFLQEICQHEHYVPLNLPFVLNPKNRPPEMMQHFTLSEQFCRQHFLSGLLLQELKSSLNEIGHVRRHALGIFKDLLAKHELDNRYQQRGQLSRIALLYVPWLGVVMDNIHRIDDLSESGACTPNGHVYADSASYTKRLSCSSSYVFSKDSSTFGSLTSTPRSKNRLTLHCDQPSPYRTSVHIKEHNYLAAIAGQPISNGISNLSLNSNTDSGHSQDTTTIGAYTNGDADVALRNGHNRSVSVTHAQILSRCDKFSSAESKDLLLGFLFIIKHLSQDQMVGWWQNCNESETLQFLSILDLCLLQFRYVGKKSVVITPDTRQGRSAKANTLPARTQPPTGLENGNQEQLPNSGTLNQTREHLLEDMDTLARSQLALYESNLATEVGMIILDCLGMYVLQFRQLLADSLILPKVARVYLRFLQLGQSERLSKHVFAALRAFINNYAVALFKGNAMLCGQMVYELLKACDSRLVEIRHESCAVLYLLMRSNFEFSGRKALTRVHLQVIISVSQMIGNVIGLNNARFQESLSIINSYANSDKAMKGTGFPMEVKDLTRRVRTVLMATAQMQAHHMDPERLLELQYSLANSYASTPELRHTWLVTMARNHEQNGNLSEAACCHLHIAALMCEYLRLKGGCTLSWSSTAFKKISTNIPRDEQGLKLDAGAQDSQYTEQMLLEQLKQCADFLDRAERFECLGELYKLILPMYERDRSFLDLAHCYEHLTQAYNKIVEVNRSGKRMLGRFYRVVFYGMMYFEEDHAIEYVYKEPKLTSLSEISERLGKQYKDKFGADVVKMIMDSSPVKVDELDAKLAYIQVTHVIPFFSKDELDQRLNEFEQNHDVDTFMYETPFTKSGAARGSVEEQWKRKTVIKTQYSFPYVLKRIPVKSREIIELSPIEVAIDEMQSKVSELEEIILPPADVKKLQLRLQGSVAVTVNAGPLAYAHAFLDAKVVNNFSLDRVADLKDVFRDFIVVCQKALFLNERIISADQKEYHHVLKENYEKLCQALSELLDDESFQPLGDDADSINQRNSMALFNAISGASNNSRPYFVEQNTSNNTHHHSSHINTQNSTHHS
- the LOC119548719 gene encoding dedicator of cytokinesis protein 9 isoform X13, which produces MERKFTRGLNKLGSAVQMRENVSQLVRESAVLNKPLVVEPIDFEAFIAKNKTVIQNDPQRELLIYPADDVSEIIMPRKLRTNAKSVADRFDPPNEAIVCPLHGPSIISNGNGHSQVSRQGSIQSNGSHHNGNGHTSSSSSSSLTNSNGHGQLSRKSSQCSNGSSSHKDSSYESALSSITLRSNLAQPEEVDEFADDGHGEDLVDGQPHGSRAECTRFTRQALYTYRAKNHLIHYKYNAYGGNCHDLPSVSPAEELLEEVYEIDADQDRIDEQMTRSQADTITKQGYLLKGPDSASDRMFANIGNKSFKRRYCYLRQEIDGTYILELHKDEKQGEAKATIVMDFCTDVVQNPKRGRFCFELRMTTGHKSFTLAAENEQDFKDWLSKISSVLAQNRAQEEKRNASLERQPSISSNPSPQLQPPAMEPQIFGTLKGLDQSLHPQLMKYGRETDHSIALARREQRRRLFACYQSPAKSSGSDNVEQYREHFGTRLLLTCHNLRFRLQCIPQDESSASGVEQQVEPYITSLALYDAKANRKLSENFYFNVNEQWAAQLLPNTPVPSSVAGCGVPRKSADSDERNSSSQAPHSLFDGVSAELLRANRQQFQQLRQCLLSVTAPHADIYLVVRVEKLLQSGIAQAAEPYLKAGKDPKLGQKVYKAAKNCAHHIGHYRQPFAWAARPLFKQYSHELDVDPKKEFEFSPIYRQELPKLKDDELLKLLVDFRKPEKLSKLTIIPGSLKMQMQFLDQTTPCGLSKSLAPLSTYNPSSKQSPTIELAEFQSQSERDAHPYTSFCNHLYVYPLSLQFDSQKLFSRARNITVVVELRDGDGEYSKPLKCIYGRPGQDLLVSQIACPVLHHNVTPTWYEEIKLRLPLGLFPEHHLLFSFYHVSCNLSKKREANAAFETPIGYAWLPLLQKNRICLEEQQLPVAATLPVGYLSIQPLGWGKGNCGPDIQWIDNQRNLYTVGLRLDSTVLTADQHLHNFFGHCERLLEGGKTGAVPAETETCKILKAAHAIDMKSLINYLPTLLNELFTLLVHTQSEEIGLNVIRLITNIIHLISDQAKRPDLLAAYVKYVFHAPYYSQQTARQRTVHGELCRHLPYLLNPSNPDFLIVNKFMRYSSIFFDLIVKSMAQHLLATGRIRMLRNERFPKEYADRVEQLIKVLMPYITTRYEDLGEETHLLNRSLAKFVRQCLSYMDRGFVFRLIRCYMADFSPGNTRILHEYKFNFLQEICQHEHYVPLNLPFVLNPKNRPPEMMQHFTLSEQFCRQHFLSGLLLQELKSSLNEIGHVRRHALGIFKDLLAKHELDNRYQQRGQLSRIALLYVPWLGVVMDNIHRIDDLSESGACTPNGHVYADSASYTKRLSCSSSYVFSKDSSTFGSLTSTPRSKNRLTLHCDQPSPYRTSVHIKEHNYLAAIAGQPISNGISNLSLNSNTDSGDTTTIGAYTNGDADVALRNGHNRSVSVTHAQILSRCDKFSSAESKDLLLGFLFIIKHLSQDQMVGWWQNCNESETLQFLSILDLCLLQFRYVGKKSVVITPDTRQGRSAKANTLPARTQPPTGLENGNQEQLPNSGTLNQTREHLLEDMDTLARSQLALYESNLATEVGMIILDCLGMYVLQFRQLLADSLILPKVARVYLRFLQLGQSERLSKHVFAALRAFINNYAVALFKGNAMLCGQMVYELLKACDSRLVEIRHESCAVLYLLMRSNFEFSGRKALTRVHLQVIISVSQMIGNVIGLNNARFQESLSIINSYANSDKAMKGTGFPMEVKDLTRRVRTVLMATAQMQAHHMDPERLLELQYSLANSYASTPELRHTWLVTMARNHEQNGNLSEAACCHLHIAALMCEYLRLKGGCTLSWSSTAFKKISTNIPRDEQGLKLDAGAQDSQYTEQMLLEQLKQCADFLDRAERFECLGELYKLILPMYERDRSFLDLAHCYEHLTQAYNKIVEVNRSGKRMLGRFYRVVFYGMMYFEEDHAIEYVYKEPKLTSLSEISERLGKQYKDKFGADVVKMIMDSSPVKVDELDAKLAYIQVTHVIPFFSKDELDQRLNEFEQNHDVDTFMYETPFTKSGAARGSVEEQWKRKTVIKTQYSFPYVLKRIPVKSREIIELSPIEVAIDEMQSKVSELEEIILPPADVKKLQLRLQGSVAVTVNAGPLAYAHAFLDAKVVNNFSLDRVADLKDVFRDFIVVCQKALFLNERIISADQKEYHHVLKENYEKLCQALSELLDDESFQPLGDDADSINQRNSMALFNAISGASNNSSTA
- the LOC119548719 gene encoding dedicator of cytokinesis protein 9 isoform X12; amino-acid sequence: MERKFTRGLNKLGSAVQMRENVSQLVRESAVLNKPLVVEPIDFEAFIAKNKTVIQNDPQRELLIYPADDVSEIIMPRKLRTNAKSVADRFDPPNEAIVCPLHGPSIISNGNGHSQVSRQGSIQSNGSHHNGNGHTSSSSSSSLTNSNGHGQLSRKSSQCSNGSSSHKDSSYESALSSITLRSNLAQPEEVDEFADDGHGEDLVDGQPHGSRAECTRFTRQALYTYRAKNHLIHYKYNAYGGNCHDLPSVSPAEELLEEVYEIDADQDRIDEQMTRSQADTITKQGYLLKGPDSASDRMFANIGNKSFKRRYCYLRQEIDGTYILELHKDEKQGEAKATIVMDFCTDVVQNPKRGRFCFELRMTTGHKSFTLAAENEQDFKDWLSKISSVLAQNRAQEEKRNASLERQPSISSNPSPQLQPPAMEPQIFGTLKGLDQSLHPQLMKYGRETDHSIALARREQRRRLFACYQSPAKSSGSDNVEQYREHFGTRLLLTCHNLRFRLQCIPQDESSASGVEQQVEPYITSLALYDAKANRKLSENFYFNVNEQWAAQLLPNTPVPSSVAGCGVPRKSADSDERNSSSQAPHSLFDGVSAELLRANRQQFQQLRQCLLSVTAPHADIYLVVRVEKLLQSGIAQAAEPYLKAGKDPKLGQKVYKAAKNCAHHIGHYRQPFAWAARPLFKQYSHELDVDPKKEFEFSPIYRQELPKLKDDELLKLLVDFRKPEKLSKLTIIPGSLKMQMQFLDQTTPCGLSKSLAPLSTYNPSSKQSPTIELAEFQSQSERDAHPYTSFCNHLYVYPLSLQFDSQKLFSRARNITVVVELRDGDGEYSKPLKCIYGRPGQDLLVSQIACPVLHHNVTPTWYEEIKLRLPLGLFPEHHLLFSFYHVSCNLSKKREANAAFETPIGYAWLPLLQKNRICLEEQQLPVAATLPVGYLSIQPLGWGKGQNCGPDIQWIDNQRNLYTVGLRLDSTVLTADQHLHNFFGHCERLLEGGKTGAVPAETETCKILKAAHAIDMKSLINYLPTLLNELFTLLVHTQSEEIGLNVIRLITNIIHLISDQAKRPDLLAAYVKYVFHAPYYSQQTARQRTVHGELCRHLPYLLNPSNPDFLIVNKFMRYSSIFFDLIVKSMAQHLLATGRIRMLRNERFPKEYADRVEQLIKVLMPYITTRYEDLGEETHLLNRSLAKFVRQCLSYMDRGFVFRLIRCYMADFSPGNTRILHEYKFNFLQEICQHEHYVPLNLPFVLNPKNRPPEMMQHFTLSEQFCRQHFLSGLLLQELKSSLNEIGHVRRHALGIFKDLLAKHELDNRYQQRGQLSRIALLYVPWLGVVMDNIHRIDDLSESGACTPNGHVYADSASYTKRLSCSSSYVFSKDSSTFGSLTSTPRSKNRLTLHCDQPSPYRTSVHIKEHNYLAAIAGQPISNGISNLSLNSNTDSGDTTTIGAYTNGDADVALRNGHNRSVSVTHAQILSRCDKFSSAESKDLLLGFLFIIKHLSQDQMVGWWQNCNESETLQFLSILDLCLLQFRYVGKKSVVITPDTRQGRSAKANTLPARTQPPTGLENGNQEQLPNSGTLNQTREHLLEDMDTLARSQLALYESNLATEVGMIILDCLGMYVLQFRQLLADSLILPKVARVYLRFLQLGQSERLSKHVFAALRAFINNYAVALFKGNAMLCGQMVYELLKACDSRLVEIRHESCAVLYLLMRSNFEFSGRKALTRVHLQVIISVSQMIGNVIGLNNARFQESLSIINSYANSDKAMKGTGFPMEVKDLTRRVRTVLMATAQMQAHHMDPERLLELQYSLANSYASTPELRHTWLVTMARNHEQNGNLSEAACCHLHIAALMCEYLRLKGGCTLSWSSTAFKKISTNIPRDEQGLKLDAGAQDSQYTEQMLLEQLKQCADFLDRAERFECLGELYKLILPMYERDRSFLDLAHCYEHLTQAYNKIVEVNRSGKRMLGRFYRVVFYGMMYFEEDHAIEYVYKEPKLTSLSEISERLGKQYKDKFGADVVKMIMDSSPVKVDELDAKLAYIQVTHVIPFFSKDELDQRLNEFEQNHDVDTFMYETPFTKSGAARGSVEEQWKRKTVIKTQYSFPYVLKRIPVKSREIIELSPIEVAIDEMQSKVSELEEIILPPADVKKLQLRLQGSVAVTVNAGPLAYAHAFLDAKVVNNFSLDRVADLKDVFRDFIVVCQKALFLNERIISADQKEYHHVLKENYEKLCQALSELLDDESFQPLGDDADSINQRNSMALFNAISGASNNSSTA
- the LOC119548719 gene encoding dedicator of cytokinesis protein 9 isoform X4, which codes for MERKFTRGLNKLGSAVQMRENVSQLVRESAVLNKPLVVEPIDFEAFIAKNKTVIQNDPQRELLIYPADDVSEIIMPRKLRTNAKSVADRFDPPNEAIVCPLHGPSIISNGNGHSQVSRQGSIQSNGSHHNGNGHTSSSSSSSLTNSNGHGQLSRKSSQCSNGSSSHKDSSYESALSSITLRSNLAQPEEVDEFADDGHGEDLVDGQPHGSRAECTRFTRQALYTYRAKNHLIHYKYNAYGGNCHDLPSVSPAEELLEEVYEIDADQDRIDEQMTRSQADTITKQGYLLKGPDSASDRMFANIGNKSFKRRYCYLRQEIDGTYILELHKDEKQGEAKATIVMDFCTDVVQNPKRGRFCFELRMTTGHKSFTLAAENEQDFKDWLSKISSVLAQNRAQEEKRNASLERQPSISSNPSPQLQPPAMEPQIFGTLKGLDQSLHPQLMKYGRETDHSIALARREQRRRLFACYQSPAKSSGSDNVEQYREHFGTRLLLTCHNLRFRLQCIPQDESSASGVEQQVEPYITSLALYDAKANRKLSENFYFNVNEQWAAQLLPNTPVPSSVAGCGVPRKSADSDERNSSSQAPHSLFDGVSAELLRANRQQFQQLRQCLLSVTAPHADIYLVVRVEKLLQSGIAQAAEPYLKAGKDPKLGQKVYKAAKNCAHHIGHYRQPFAWAARPLFKQYSHELDVDPKKEFEFSPIYRQELPKLKDDELLKLLVDFRKPEKLSKLTIIPGSLKMQMQFLDQTTPCGLSKSLAPLSTYNPSSKQSPTIELAEFQSQSERDAHPYTSFCNHLYVYPLSLQFDSQKLFSRARNITVVVELRDGDGEYSKPLKCIYGRPGQDLLVSQIACPVLHHNVTPTWYEEIKLRLPLGLFPEHHLLFSFYHVSCNLSKKREANAAFETPIGYAWLPLLQKNRICLEEQQLPVAATLPVGYLSIQPLGWGKGQNCGPDIQWIDNQRNLYTVGLRLDSTVLTADQHLHNFFGHCERLLEGGKTGAVPAETETCKILKAAHAIDMKSLINYLPTLLNELFTLLVHTQSEEIGLNVIRLITNIIHLISDQAKRPDLLAAYVKYVFHAPYYSQQTARQRTVHGELCRHLPYLLNPSNPDFLIVNKFMRYSSIFFDLIVKSMAQHLLATGRIRMLRNERFPKEYADRVEQLIKVLMPYITTRYEDLGEETHLLNRSLAKFVRQCLSYMDRGFVFRLIRCYMADFSPGNTRILHEYKFNFLQEICQHEHYVPLNLPFVLNPKNRPPEMMQHFTLSEQFCRQHFLSGLLLQELKSSLNEIGHVRRHALGIFKDLLAKHELDNRYQQRGQLSRIALLYVPWLGVVMDNIHRIDDLSESGACTPNGHVYADSASYTKRLSCSSSYVFSKDSSTFGSLTSTPRSKNRLTLHCDQPSPYRTSVHIKEHNYLAAIAGQPISNGISNLSLNSNTDSGHSQDTTTIGAYTNGDADVALRNGHNRSVSVTHAQILSRCDKFSSAESKDLLLGFLFIIKHLSQDQMVGWWQNCNESETLQFLSILDLCLLQFRYVGKKSVVITPDTRQGRSAKANTLPARTQPPTGLENGNQEQLPNSGTLNQTREHLLEDMDTLARSQLALYESNLATEVGMIILDCLGMYVLQFRQLLADSLILPKVARVYLRFLQLGQSERLSKHVFAALRAFINNYAVALFKGNAMLCGQMVYELLKACDSRLVEIRHESCAVLYLLMRSNFEFSGRKALTRVHLQVIISVSQMIGNVIGLNNARFQESLSIINSYANSDKAMKGTGFPMEVKDLTRRVRTVLMATAQMQAHHMDPERLLELQYSLANSYASTPELRHTWLVTMARNHEQNGNLSEAACCHLHIAALMCEYLRLKGGCTLSWSSTAFKKISTNIPRDEQGLKLDAGAQDSQYTEQMLLEQLKQCADFLDRAERFECLGELYKLILPMYERDRSFLDLAHCYEHLTQAYNKIVEVNRSGKRMLGRFYRVVFYGMMYFEEDHAIEYVYKEPKLTSLSEISERLGKQYKDKFGADVVKMIMDSSPVKVDELDAKLAYIQVTHVIPFFSKDELDQRLNEFEQNHDVDTFMYETPFTKSGAARGSVEEQWKRKTVIKTQYSFPYVLKRIPVKSREIIELSPIEVAIDEMQSKVSELEEIILPPADVKKLQLRLQGSVAVTVNAGPLAYAHAFLDAKVVNNFSLDRVADLKDVFRDFIVVCQKALFLNERIISADQKEYHHVLKENYEKLCQALSELLDDESFQPLGDDADSINQRNSMALFNAISGASNNSRPYFVEQNTSNNTHHHSSHINTQNSTHHS